A section of the [Limnothrix rosea] IAM M-220 genome encodes:
- a CDS encoding (2Fe-2S) ferredoxin domain-containing protein, with protein MSKTVFVCCHQTCPKQGALKILREFQKYEDDQITVVRSGCLGECGSGPMVKVMPDKAWYNNVQVKNVQAIAEQHLQQGKPVKKLLYWKYHEQKNYVTVWISIFLGFWASMILIFWLLASHTSLNFGF; from the coding sequence ATGTCAAAAACAGTATTTGTTTGTTGCCACCAAACTTGTCCGAAACAAGGAGCCTTGAAGATTTTACGGGAATTTCAAAAATATGAAGATGATCAAATAACAGTTGTCCGTAGTGGCTGTCTTGGTGAATGTGGTAGCGGCCCCATGGTCAAGGTGATGCCCGATAAGGCTTGGTATAACAATGTCCAAGTAAAAAATGTGCAGGCGATCGCCGAACAACATCTCCAGCAGGGCAAACCCGTCAAAAAATTACTCTACTGGAAATATCATGAGCAAAAAAATTATGTGACCGTTTGGATCAGTATTTTTCTTGGATTTTGGGCAAGCATGATTCTGATTTTTTGGCTCCTTGCCAGTCACACATCCTTAAACTTTGGTTTTTAA